CACCGTTACCTCCTCGATCTCCGGCCACCCCAACAGCTCCGCCTCGATGTTCCCGCCGGTGATCGCGCTGATCTCACACCCCCGGCAGCCGCCGCCGAGTTCGATGATCACCTCGCCGCCCGGTTCGGCCTTCCTGACCGCGCTCGTCCCGCCGTGCATCTGGATGATCGGCATCTGTCGGGTGAGCCAGCGCTCGACCCGCTCGGCCAGGGAGTCGTCGGTCTGTTCCGTCATACGAGCCCGTAGGCTCGCCAGCTATAGAAGGAGTGGGGTTCTCTAGGGATCGTCGTCGCCGATCG
This region of Halalkalicoccus sp. CGA53 genomic DNA includes:
- a CDS encoding NifU family protein, translated to MTEQTDDSLAERVERWLTRQMPIIQMHGGTSAVRKAEPGGEVIIELGGGCRGCEISAITGGNIEAELLGWPEIEEVTVRVPDSGESLGVEQAESIMGIDRSEGGRGW